One region of Pararhizobium qamdonense genomic DNA includes:
- a CDS encoding L,D-transpeptidase, which translates to MSAHLENTISRRSFISLSAIAAASALAGCTSTSGARQIIGQQVLLPEPIRAVQPSPAPTDAELAVMYGPIEDGGFLIPAVPYKQIDPRYYRQQVIDPTGERPGTIVVDTPSRFLYLVQPGGTAMRYGVGIGREGFAWQGDGVIQWRQRWPRWKPPNEMVARQPELAKYSIENGGMEPGLKNPLGARALYIFAGGQDTLYRLHGNPQWRSIGKAVSSGCLRLLNQDIIDLYDRVPIKAPIVVKQ; encoded by the coding sequence ATGAGCGCGCATCTGGAAAACACGATATCACGTCGCAGCTTTATTTCGCTCTCCGCGATTGCTGCGGCGTCGGCGCTGGCAGGGTGCACGTCAACCTCCGGCGCCCGCCAGATAATAGGGCAGCAGGTTTTGTTGCCCGAACCCATCCGTGCCGTCCAGCCGTCCCCCGCGCCGACGGATGCCGAGCTGGCGGTCATGTATGGCCCGATCGAGGACGGCGGCTTTCTGATCCCGGCGGTTCCTTACAAGCAAATCGATCCGCGTTATTATCGCCAGCAGGTCATCGATCCGACTGGCGAACGCCCCGGCACCATTGTCGTGGACACACCCTCGCGCTTTCTCTATCTCGTCCAGCCGGGCGGGACGGCGATGCGCTACGGCGTCGGAATCGGCCGCGAGGGGTTCGCCTGGCAAGGCGATGGCGTCATCCAGTGGCGTCAGAGATGGCCCCGCTGGAAGCCACCGAACGAAATGGTCGCGCGTCAGCCGGAACTAGCAAAGTATTCGATCGAGAATGGCGGAATGGAGCCGGGCCTGAAAAATCCGTTGGGTGCGCGTGCGCTCTACATCTTCGCCGGCGGCCAGGATACGCTCTATCGCCTCCACGGCAATCCGCAATGGCGCTCGATCGGCAAGGCCGTTTCGTCGGGCTGCCTACGCCTGCTCAACCAGGACATCATCGACCTCTATGATCGCGTGCCGATCAAGGCGCCGATTGTGGTCAAGCAGTAA
- a CDS encoding NAD(P)(+) transhydrogenase (Re/Si-specific) subunit beta, with product MTIGIVSAAYIAAAVLFILSLGGLSGQESAKRAVWYGIVGMALAVAATVFGPGVGNWFIILVMIAGGSVMGYYVAARVQMTEMPQLVAALHSFVGLAAVFIGYNAELELGTVLALKAAGGDLSTLAGFAEKLAHKDMVEIAILKVEVFLGVFIGAVTFTGSVVAFGKLAGKVDGKAKKLPGGHFLNAGAALISIILLVMFFNGAGIWTLVLMTLLAFFIGYHLIMGIGGADMPVVVSMLNSYSGWAAAAIGFSLGNDLLIVTGALVGSSGAILSYIMCKAMNRSFVSVILGGFGGTTGPAMEIEGEQIAIDAEGVANALNDADSVIIVPGYGMAVAQAQQAVSELTRKLRAAGKTVRFAIHPVAGRLPGHMNVLLAEAKVPYDIVLEMDEINDDFPTTDIVIVIGSNDIVNPAAEEDPNSPIAGMPVLQVWKAKQVFVSKRGQGTGYSGIENPLFYKDNTRMFYGDAKKSVSELLATIG from the coding sequence ATGACAATCGGTATCGTATCTGCGGCCTATATCGCCGCCGCTGTTCTCTTCATCCTATCGCTCGGCGGTCTGTCCGGCCAGGAAAGCGCCAAGCGCGCCGTCTGGTATGGCATTGTCGGCATGGCGCTTGCGGTTGCCGCCACCGTATTCGGCCCGGGCGTCGGCAATTGGTTCATCATCCTGGTGATGATCGCCGGCGGCTCGGTCATGGGCTACTATGTCGCTGCCCGCGTGCAAATGACGGAAATGCCCCAGCTTGTGGCGGCGCTTCACTCCTTCGTCGGCCTTGCCGCTGTGTTCATCGGCTATAATGCCGAACTGGAACTCGGCACTGTTCTGGCGCTGAAGGCGGCGGGCGGTGACCTGTCGACACTGGCCGGTTTTGCCGAGAAGCTCGCCCACAAGGACATGGTGGAAATCGCCATCCTCAAGGTCGAGGTTTTCCTCGGCGTGTTCATCGGTGCGGTCACCTTCACCGGCTCGGTCGTTGCTTTCGGCAAGCTGGCAGGCAAGGTCGATGGCAAGGCAAAGAAGCTTCCGGGAGGCCATTTCCTCAATGCAGGGGCGGCGCTGATATCGATCATCCTGCTGGTGATGTTCTTCAACGGCGCTGGCATCTGGACACTGGTGCTGATGACGCTGCTCGCCTTCTTCATCGGCTATCACCTGATCATGGGCATCGGCGGCGCCGATATGCCCGTGGTCGTCTCGATGTTGAACAGCTATTCCGGCTGGGCAGCCGCTGCCATCGGCTTTTCGCTCGGCAACGACTTGCTGATCGTCACCGGTGCGCTGGTCGGCTCCTCGGGTGCGATCCTCTCCTACATCATGTGCAAGGCGATGAACCGCTCCTTCGTCTCCGTCATTCTCGGCGGCTTCGGCGGCACCACGGGACCGGCGATGGAGATCGAGGGCGAACAGATCGCCATCGATGCGGAAGGTGTTGCCAATGCGCTGAACGATGCCGACAGCGTCATTATCGTGCCGGGCTACGGCATGGCGGTTGCCCAGGCACAGCAGGCGGTCTCGGAGCTGACCCGCAAGCTCAGGGCAGCCGGCAAGACCGTGCGCTTCGCCATCCACCCGGTGGCTGGCCGTCTGCCGGGCCACATGAACGTGCTGCTCGCCGAAGCCAAGGTGCCCTATGACATCGTCCTGGAAATGGATGAGATCAACGACGATTTCCCGACCACGGACATCGTCATCGTCATCGGCTCCAATGACATCGTCAATCCGGCGGCGGAAGAAGATCCGAATTCGCCAATCGCCGGCATGCCGGTGCTGCAGGTGTGGAAGGCCAAGCAGGTCTTCGTCTCCAAGCGCGGCCAGGGCACCGGCTATTCCGGTATCGAGAACCCGCTTTTCTACAAGGACAACACTCGAATGTTCTATGGCGATGCCAAAAAAAGTGTCTCGGAACTCCTCGCGACGATCGGGTGA
- a CDS encoding NAD(P)-dependent oxidoreductase codes for MQIGFIGLGSMGSAMALNLVKAGHDVRAWNRSKVVQDSVPGVTLVELAADAFQADVVFTMLSDDPAIREVILDAGLLSSAQPGLTHVVTSTISVAFARELELLHEEAGLGYVSAPVLGRPNVAASGQLNILAAGKADAVAVVEPLLAHLSKKVWKLGENPARANTAKLACNMMIAMAIEAMAEGVVLTESIGLDRADFFELILGTLFSGRAYESYSKQITEQAFEPGFKAKLALKDMRLATEASKEIGRTLPMLEAVREGLNKAVLAGLGEKDWSIMADMTVRGADSLASSETNSETNS; via the coding sequence ATGCAGATCGGATTTATCGGTCTCGGCAGTATGGGCTCGGCAATGGCCCTTAATCTGGTGAAGGCCGGCCATGATGTTCGGGCCTGGAACCGTAGCAAGGTCGTGCAGGATAGCGTTCCCGGGGTGACACTTGTCGAACTCGCCGCGGATGCATTTCAAGCGGACGTCGTCTTCACGATGCTATCCGACGACCCTGCAATTCGAGAAGTGATCCTCGATGCTGGCTTGCTGTCAAGTGCGCAACCGGGGCTGACCCACGTCGTCACATCGACAATCTCGGTGGCATTCGCTCGAGAACTGGAGCTACTGCACGAAGAGGCAGGCCTTGGCTATGTCTCCGCACCGGTTCTTGGGCGCCCGAACGTAGCGGCGAGTGGCCAGCTCAACATTCTGGCAGCCGGAAAGGCCGATGCAGTTGCAGTCGTCGAGCCGCTCCTTGCTCACCTAAGCAAAAAGGTCTGGAAGTTAGGGGAGAACCCAGCTCGGGCAAATACGGCAAAGCTTGCCTGCAACATGATGATCGCCATGGCAATCGAGGCGATGGCTGAGGGTGTCGTATTGACCGAGAGCATCGGGCTCGACCGTGCGGATTTCTTCGAACTCATCCTGGGCACCCTTTTCTCGGGCCGGGCCTATGAGAGCTACAGCAAACAGATCACCGAACAGGCCTTTGAGCCTGGTTTCAAGGCCAAACTTGCACTCAAGGACATGCGCCTTGCGACTGAGGCTAGCAAGGAGATCGGACGTACCCTCCCGATGCTTGAGGCTGTCCGCGAGGGGCTCAACAAAGCCGTCTTGGCGGGCCTCGGCGAGAAGGACTGGTCGATCATGGCCGATATGACGGTTCGTGGCGCGGACAGCTTGGCATCGTCTGAAACCAATTCGGAGACAAACTCATGA
- a CDS encoding MFS transporter: MTEPNTTAPDPRRWAMFTVLLVGAFLPPLDFFIVNVALPSIQQDLGASPSVEQLVISSYAALYAVTLITGGRLGDLFGRERMFVSGLIGFAFASMLCGLAWSPWALVSGRALQGLTAAVMAPQALASIQAIFSEKEKHLALGLFGAVFGLASVVGQALGGILISLDVFGLGWRAIFLVNLPVAFLVVLFAIPLLRETRARDPRKLDLVGTGLSIMTLAALIVPLIEGREAGWPLWAWLSLAVVPLLAGAFWRSQGKLARSGGSPLLDPRVLAAPGLARGLTVALLFYTISTFFLLFSVYLQQAVHTSALDAGLFFLPYGLGYLIGPLTSPSCRRVFGPFLTPLGMSLEAIGLYSIAWVVGATTPGVVPDHTWLVALLFLTGFGQGLATPGLMHMVIGRVSPDFSGMIAGVTSSTLQVSVALSVAVIGGVFYALSGEGADAGQLAHAFVVALLIIATSQLVGAGLGLTIARQPTSDPAQLSSKQ; encoded by the coding sequence GTGACCGAACCGAACACCACTGCCCCCGACCCTCGACGTTGGGCGATGTTTACGGTGCTCTTGGTCGGCGCTTTCCTGCCGCCGCTTGACTTTTTCATCGTCAATGTGGCCTTGCCTTCGATACAGCAGGATCTGGGAGCGTCTCCGTCTGTCGAGCAGCTGGTCATTTCCTCCTACGCCGCGCTCTATGCTGTTACCCTAATCACCGGTGGGCGGCTCGGCGATCTCTTTGGCCGAGAGCGAATGTTCGTCAGCGGCCTGATCGGTTTTGCTTTCGCGTCCATGCTCTGTGGTCTTGCATGGTCGCCATGGGCCCTTGTGTCTGGGCGAGCACTGCAAGGCCTAACAGCCGCCGTGATGGCCCCGCAGGCCCTCGCGTCGATTCAGGCGATATTTTCTGAGAAAGAAAAGCATCTGGCGCTCGGCCTCTTTGGTGCCGTGTTCGGTCTGGCGTCCGTTGTCGGTCAGGCCTTGGGCGGGATTCTAATCTCCTTGGATGTCTTTGGCCTTGGATGGCGAGCAATCTTCCTCGTCAACCTACCGGTGGCATTCCTCGTTGTTCTCTTCGCCATCCCACTGCTTCGCGAAACGCGCGCCCGTGATCCGCGCAAGCTCGATCTGGTCGGCACCGGGCTCTCGATAATGACGCTGGCGGCTCTGATCGTGCCGCTCATCGAGGGCAGGGAGGCCGGCTGGCCGTTATGGGCATGGCTGTCACTGGCCGTCGTTCCCCTCCTAGCGGGCGCCTTCTGGCGGTCTCAGGGCAAGCTTGCACGTTCTGGTGGTTCTCCGCTCCTTGACCCCAGAGTCTTGGCTGCGCCCGGACTGGCTCGTGGACTGACCGTAGCGTTGCTGTTCTACACAATCTCGACATTCTTCCTGCTGTTCTCGGTGTACCTGCAACAGGCTGTTCACACGAGCGCGCTTGATGCAGGTCTTTTCTTTCTACCCTACGGTTTGGGCTATCTAATCGGCCCGCTCACTTCGCCATCGTGCCGGCGCGTATTCGGGCCATTTCTCACTCCGCTCGGCATGAGTCTTGAGGCGATCGGTCTCTACAGCATCGCCTGGGTGGTCGGTGCCACAACGCCGGGTGTAGTGCCCGATCATACATGGCTTGTCGCACTTCTTTTCCTGACTGGGTTCGGCCAAGGTCTCGCGACCCCCGGCTTGATGCACATGGTAATCGGCCGTGTATCGCCAGACTTTTCAGGGATGATCGCCGGGGTGACGAGCTCTACCCTGCAGGTAAGCGTTGCACTCAGTGTCGCGGTAATCGGCGGCGTCTTCTATGCACTCAGCGGAGAGGGCGCCGATGCTGGACAACTCGCTCACGCCTTCGTTGTTGCTCTCCTTATCATCGCTACCAGCCAACTCGTCGGCGCAGGTCTAGGCCTGACGATCGCCCGGCAGCCTACATCTGATCCCGCTCAACTCTCATCTAAACAATAG
- a CDS encoding alpha/beta fold hydrolase has product MSIFRKAVVGLTAVLLSSAAVTAPALADARNIVLVHGALVDGSGWRGVYDILTRDGYNVSIVQQPLTSLDQDVAATKSVLDQQDGNVVLVGHSYGGTIITAAGDDPKVKALVYVAALQPEKGESTTQLLQSMPSPTNDIKPTKDGFLLVDQAKFAADFGADLPKDQAEFMARSQMPVAIAATNAQVSVAAWHEKPSYGIVAKNDMTINPDLERWMYKRAGSTVTEIEGSHAIYISQAAAVAKVIEGAAEAVD; this is encoded by the coding sequence ATGTCGATTTTCAGAAAAGCAGTTGTGGGCCTCACGGCTGTGCTTTTGTCTTCTGCCGCCGTAACGGCCCCAGCCCTAGCCGATGCACGAAACATCGTGCTGGTCCATGGTGCGCTGGTGGACGGTTCGGGCTGGCGCGGCGTCTATGACATTCTGACACGTGACGGCTACAATGTCAGCATTGTCCAGCAGCCGCTGACGAGCTTGGACCAGGACGTAGCAGCCACCAAAAGCGTGCTCGACCAGCAGGACGGCAACGTCGTTCTCGTCGGTCACAGCTATGGGGGCACGATCATCACGGCAGCAGGTGATGATCCCAAAGTCAAGGCACTTGTCTATGTTGCAGCACTGCAGCCTGAAAAAGGTGAAAGCACCACGCAGTTGCTCCAATCGATGCCGTCACCGACCAATGATATCAAGCCGACAAAGGATGGCTTCCTGCTTGTTGACCAAGCAAAGTTCGCTGCTGATTTTGGGGCGGATCTGCCCAAGGACCAGGCCGAGTTCATGGCCCGCTCTCAGATGCCTGTTGCCATCGCCGCCACCAATGCGCAGGTTTCAGTTGCCGCCTGGCACGAGAAGCCGAGTTACGGCATCGTTGCGAAAAATGATATGACGATAAACCCGGACCTGGAACGTTGGATGTACAAGCGCGCTGGTTCAACTGTCACCGAAATCGAGGGCAGTCACGCAATTTACATCTCTCAGGCCGCTGCAGTTGCGAAGGTCATCGAGGGGGCCGCGGAAGCTGTCGACTGA
- a CDS encoding oxidoreductase yields MKTWLITGCSSGFGQRLALAAAKRGDQVIATARNVETIEKMAEPFGGRMITLPLDVTDAAAATAAVAMAVETFGGFDVLVNNAGYGLFGAIEEGTPEEYRPMFEVNVFGLIETTRAALPVLRRSGGIIVNMSSGAGIAGSGGGGYYNAAKFAVEGLSEALAGELKAFGIRVVIVEPGPFRTDFLGRSITMVANEMPEYAASSRKHYRETNSGKQAGDPEKAIAVILQAVDADKAPLHLPLGPVAHSIAERKLASFRSDIDAWRDITIATDFDQS; encoded by the coding sequence ATGAAAACTTGGCTCATCACAGGCTGCTCAAGCGGCTTCGGACAGCGGCTCGCCCTTGCAGCAGCAAAACGCGGCGATCAGGTTATTGCGACAGCTCGCAATGTCGAAACGATCGAAAAAATGGCTGAACCTTTCGGCGGTCGGATGATCACCCTGCCGCTCGACGTGACGGATGCAGCGGCGGCCACGGCCGCAGTGGCAATGGCGGTTGAGACATTCGGCGGCTTTGATGTGCTCGTGAACAATGCCGGATACGGACTCTTCGGCGCAATCGAGGAAGGCACGCCCGAAGAATATCGGCCGATGTTTGAAGTGAACGTCTTTGGTCTGATCGAAACCACCAGAGCAGCGCTGCCCGTCCTGCGACGTTCGGGGGGAATAATCGTCAACATGTCGTCTGGTGCTGGCATCGCGGGCAGCGGCGGAGGCGGGTACTACAACGCGGCCAAGTTTGCCGTGGAAGGGCTTTCCGAAGCGCTTGCCGGCGAGCTGAAGGCGTTCGGGATCCGCGTGGTGATCGTCGAGCCCGGGCCTTTTCGCACCGATTTCCTCGGCCGCTCGATTACGATGGTGGCCAACGAGATGCCTGAATACGCCGCAAGCTCCCGCAAACACTATCGCGAAACCAACAGCGGCAAACAGGCGGGCGATCCCGAAAAGGCCATCGCCGTGATCCTGCAGGCAGTCGATGCCGACAAGGCCCCGCTTCATTTGCCGCTCGGCCCCGTCGCTCATTCGATCGCCGAGCGAAAGCTGGCGTCCTTTCGCAGCGATATCGACGCCTGGCGCGACATCACCATCGCCACCGATTTCGATCAGTCCTAG
- a CDS encoding VOC family protein produces the protein MTAPVIRGVNHIGITVPDIEAAKSFLVEAFGGQVIYQSFGPQDPPRQGPEFERATGAFPGTVVRAQAMVKIGTGPDIELFEMHGPEQAQPVRPSDIGITHFGVYTDDIEASVDRFEKAGGTPLTAPRAIPYATEKGHGNKVCYCRTPWGTMIEFITTPDRMGYHDQTDLRRWQDEE, from the coding sequence ATGACCGCACCAGTTATTCGCGGCGTTAATCATATCGGCATCACGGTGCCTGACATTGAAGCTGCAAAATCGTTCCTCGTGGAAGCTTTCGGCGGCCAAGTAATCTATCAGTCCTTCGGCCCGCAGGATCCGCCGCGGCAAGGACCCGAATTCGAGCGTGCCACTGGTGCTTTCCCAGGAACAGTCGTGCGCGCGCAGGCGATGGTCAAAATCGGAACCGGACCTGACATCGAACTCTTCGAAATGCACGGCCCCGAACAAGCGCAGCCGGTTAGACCGAGCGATATCGGGATCACGCATTTCGGCGTCTACACCGACGACATCGAAGCGTCGGTAGATCGCTTCGAAAAGGCCGGCGGCACTCCGCTTACCGCGCCGCGCGCTATTCCCTACGCAACTGAAAAAGGTCATGGAAACAAGGTCTGCTATTGCCGCACGCCATGGGGCACGATGATTGAGTTCATCACCACTCCCGACCGCATGGGCTATCACGACCAAACGGATCTGCGCAGGTGGCAGGACGAGGAATGA
- a CDS encoding DUF6088 family protein, whose translation MPDPTSDTLERIHERIAGAAPSGVWSRADFLDIATPNAVEKALQRLTNRGDIRRPHRGLYDKPAISQLTSKMVFPPRGSFIDAIARRDKLRVCVDGMTAANDLGLTTAVPARSTIYADTYPRTIEIEANAGDTKATKPVIYILDFKRISAKTAFWAGRPAMRVIQALHWFRDERSNLETVVDGIVRYLVRSPHRRPIVEDLRENIHAIPAWMYQAIETITRVPQPPEDDDTPLGQDGKAEHAPELH comes from the coding sequence ATGCCGGATCCCACATCGGACACTCTCGAACGCATTCACGAAAGGATCGCCGGCGCGGCGCCTTCGGGCGTTTGGTCACGCGCGGATTTCCTGGATATCGCAACACCGAACGCGGTCGAAAAGGCACTGCAGAGGCTGACAAACCGCGGCGACATCCGACGCCCTCATCGTGGTCTCTATGACAAGCCGGCCATCAGCCAGTTGACCAGCAAGATGGTGTTTCCGCCACGCGGCTCTTTTATCGACGCGATCGCACGGCGCGACAAGCTCCGTGTGTGCGTCGACGGCATGACGGCTGCCAACGATCTTGGCCTGACGACGGCCGTTCCGGCCCGGTCCACGATCTATGCGGACACGTATCCTCGAACAATCGAGATAGAGGCCAATGCCGGTGACACGAAGGCCACAAAACCGGTCATCTATATCCTGGACTTCAAGCGAATTTCGGCAAAGACCGCGTTCTGGGCAGGCCGGCCTGCTATGCGGGTGATCCAAGCCCTGCACTGGTTTCGCGATGAGCGATCCAACCTGGAGACCGTTGTCGATGGTATCGTCCGCTATCTGGTGCGAAGCCCGCACAGGCGGCCGATCGTCGAGGATCTGCGCGAAAACATCCACGCCATCCCTGCCTGGATGTACCAGGCGATAGAAACGATAACACGCGTCCCGCAGCCCCCGGAGGATGACGACACTCCGTTGGGCCAGGATGGGAAGGCTGAACATGCGCCAGAGCTTCATTGA
- a CDS encoding DUF1127 domain-containing protein, giving the protein MNVARSFNNWRKYRQTVTELGRMSSRELQDLGINRADIHSVARQSVAR; this is encoded by the coding sequence ATGAACGTAGCACGCTCCTTCAACAACTGGCGCAAGTACCGGCAGACCGTTACCGAACTCGGCCGCATGAGCTCGCGCGAACTGCAGGACCTCGGTATCAATCGTGCCGACATCCACAGCGTTGCCCGCCAGTCGGTCGCCCGCTAA
- a CDS encoding LysR family transcriptional regulator — translation MEWSDIRVFLAVARSGTLGGAARSLQTSHPTVGRRLRALELAVGYTLFQRTADGLVLTEEGHGMIPLAEQMEESALAMERRLAGREQDLKGSLRVSSSDWFGAYVLPPIVADFSNAYPNVDVEILTGTRLFNLAQREADVAFRIVPFNTADVVQRRLFRLEYGVYIAEESPDPEYGDGTGFRLITHDTSTGQFPDIAWLTESFPNARTILQSNNRNVQGRMCRQGVGIAVLPRVVGSQIAGIRRLELPMPPPAREIWMGYHRDLRRLPRLRAFISTVLNHLANATEG, via the coding sequence ATGGAATGGAGTGACATCCGAGTCTTTCTAGCTGTGGCGCGATCCGGGACGCTCGGCGGCGCCGCCCGTTCCTTGCAGACGAGCCATCCGACCGTTGGAAGGCGCCTGCGCGCCTTGGAGTTGGCGGTTGGTTACACGCTCTTCCAGCGGACTGCGGACGGTCTCGTCTTGACCGAAGAGGGCCACGGGATGATCCCGCTGGCGGAGCAAATGGAAGAGAGCGCACTGGCCATGGAGCGACGGCTAGCTGGGCGGGAGCAGGACCTCAAAGGTAGCCTGCGCGTTTCATCATCAGATTGGTTCGGGGCTTACGTGCTGCCTCCCATTGTGGCGGATTTTTCGAATGCCTACCCAAATGTCGACGTTGAGATCCTGACAGGCACACGCCTGTTTAATCTGGCCCAGCGCGAGGCCGACGTAGCTTTCCGTATTGTGCCATTCAACACCGCCGATGTTGTTCAGCGACGTCTCTTCAGGCTGGAATACGGCGTCTACATCGCTGAGGAGTCGCCTGATCCAGAATATGGCGACGGGACCGGTTTTCGGCTGATTACACACGATACGTCGACCGGACAGTTCCCCGATATCGCTTGGCTGACTGAGAGTTTCCCCAACGCGAGAACTATCTTGCAATCGAACAACCGCAACGTCCAAGGCCGCATGTGTAGGCAAGGTGTTGGAATTGCGGTCCTTCCTCGGGTAGTCGGCAGTCAGATCGCGGGTATCCGTAGACTTGAACTGCCGATGCCCCCGCCAGCGCGAGAGATTTGGATGGGATATCACCGGGACCTAAGACGTCTTCCGCGTCTTCGTGCGTTCATTTCAACAGTATTGAACCATCTCGCCAACGCGACGGAAGGATAG
- a CDS encoding nucleotidyl transferase AbiEii/AbiGii toxin family protein, with protein sequence MRQSFIDVLRSSADEQRALFSAAASDLETRAENIEKDLYVCWALDYLFNRRKGDAIGLYFKGGTSLSKAHGLIQRFSEDIDIGIYKADLKVPLEADIAALPSVTQQQKALAEQVDEAARQYISGPLKSSLEEEIAAIEGEIGQTGHFTLGFGYDPYRKKDALDVLVLGYRSVFDTSGGYVEAAVRIEGGARPDPVPAETRQIIPYIASEMPAGSDLTISNVMTVKPERTFWEKVLILHAMTEMTEKRNADQNAERKVPDLNRYSRHYYDVHQIWTHPDYGKATASMLDLAEACRQHKELMFRAPDHHYDRAVPGSFRLVPTADMRKKLATDYDRMSAMIFATPPDFEAVMTSIEDLERFLNKEQVVG encoded by the coding sequence ATGCGCCAGAGCTTCATTGACGTCCTTCGCTCAAGCGCCGATGAGCAGAGAGCGCTGTTCTCCGCCGCTGCATCTGATCTTGAGACGCGTGCCGAAAATATCGAGAAGGATCTCTACGTCTGCTGGGCGCTCGACTATCTGTTTAACCGACGTAAGGGTGATGCAATCGGCCTCTACTTCAAGGGCGGCACCAGCCTCAGCAAGGCCCATGGCCTGATCCAACGTTTTTCCGAGGACATAGACATCGGTATATACAAGGCGGACCTGAAGGTTCCGCTTGAGGCCGATATCGCCGCGCTCCCCTCCGTCACTCAGCAACAGAAGGCTCTGGCCGAGCAGGTGGACGAAGCGGCGCGGCAATACATTTCCGGGCCACTGAAAAGCTCCCTGGAGGAGGAAATTGCTGCGATCGAAGGAGAGATCGGACAGACGGGACATTTCACGCTCGGCTTCGGGTACGATCCCTACCGGAAGAAGGACGCACTCGACGTCCTGGTGCTGGGATACAGAAGTGTCTTTGATACGAGCGGCGGCTATGTCGAGGCAGCGGTGCGCATCGAAGGCGGGGCACGCCCGGATCCGGTGCCAGCCGAGACGCGGCAGATTATCCCCTACATCGCATCCGAAATGCCCGCGGGTTCGGATCTCACTATCTCCAATGTGATGACTGTCAAACCGGAACGGACGTTCTGGGAAAAGGTCCTCATTCTTCATGCCATGACGGAAATGACCGAGAAGCGAAATGCCGATCAGAATGCGGAAAGAAAGGTCCCCGACCTCAATCGATACTCGCGCCACTATTACGATGTTCACCAGATTTGGACACATCCAGACTACGGAAAGGCAACCGCATCCATGCTCGATCTTGCCGAAGCGTGCCGGCAGCACAAGGAACTGATGTTCCGCGCGCCGGACCATCACTATGATCGGGCCGTACCGGGCAGTTTCCGACTGGTCCCGACGGCCGATATGCGCAAGAAACTGGCGACCGACTACGACAGAATGTCGGCGATGATCTTTGCTACACCGCCTGATTTCGAAGCCGTCATGACGAGCATTGAGGATCTGGAGCGTTTCCTCAACAAGGAGCAAGTCGTCGGTTAA
- a CDS encoding alpha/beta fold hydrolase, with the protein MFATLNGFTQQLVPVNGIKINAVTGGSGPPILLLHGWPETWWEWHHVMPLLAEHFSVVAIDLRGAGFSDCPLGGYDKATMARDAHEVMIALGHERYAVCGHDIGGMVALPQAAIFRDAVTHLAVLDVPLPGWTQWEATIAKIWHFSFHMNRDLPERLIRGREYDYISTFMAERFYDHSTFDTADIEIYAKAMALPGRTRGGMEWYRTFAADHAAALEYKKHPLDIPVLGLGGDKRFGAQMVPMLKEFANNVTGGSIALCSHYVADERPKEVAAALIDFLKPN; encoded by the coding sequence ATGTTCGCAACTTTAAATGGGTTTACCCAGCAGCTGGTGCCGGTCAACGGCATCAAGATCAACGCTGTCACGGGGGGCTCCGGTCCGCCGATCCTTCTGCTTCACGGATGGCCGGAAACCTGGTGGGAATGGCACCATGTGATGCCGTTACTGGCCGAGCATTTCAGCGTGGTGGCCATCGATCTGCGCGGAGCGGGTTTTTCCGACTGCCCCCTCGGCGGCTATGACAAGGCGACGATGGCGCGCGACGCGCATGAGGTCATGATTGCACTCGGGCATGAACGCTACGCCGTGTGCGGCCACGACATTGGCGGAATGGTGGCATTGCCTCAGGCCGCCATTTTTCGCGACGCTGTCACCCACCTGGCCGTCCTCGATGTTCCGCTTCCAGGCTGGACCCAATGGGAGGCGACCATTGCGAAGATCTGGCACTTCAGCTTCCATATGAACCGCGACCTGCCCGAACGCCTCATCCGTGGTCGCGAGTACGACTATATTTCGACCTTTATGGCGGAGCGGTTCTACGATCACAGTACCTTTGATACGGCGGACATCGAGATTTACGCAAAAGCGATGGCTCTTCCCGGCCGCACGCGTGGTGGTATGGAATGGTACCGTACGTTCGCTGCGGATCACGCGGCTGCTCTAGAGTACAAGAAGCACCCGCTTGACATACCAGTGCTGGGTCTAGGTGGAGACAAGCGCTTTGGTGCGCAGATGGTCCCCATGCTCAAAGAGTTTGCCAACAATGTAACAGGCGGCTCGATTGCGCTGTGCAGTCACTATGTCGCGGACGAGCGGCCGAAGGAAGTAGCGGCAGCTCTAATCGACTTTCTCAAGCCCAACTAA